One stretch of Streptomyces sp. NBC_00443 DNA includes these proteins:
- the rplW gene encoding 50S ribosomal protein L23: MAIRHPAIASKAAKKAKEARVKKARRHAAEGKNTVVTPVSKAFTDLRDILIKPVVSEKSYALLDDNKYTFVVAPGSNKTQIKQAVETVFEVKVTGVNTINRQGKRKRTRTGFGQRASTKRAIVTLAEGDRIDIFGGPTA; this comes from the coding sequence ATGGCCATCCGTCACCCCGCCATTGCCTCGAAGGCCGCGAAGAAGGCCAAGGAGGCGCGCGTCAAGAAGGCGCGTCGCCACGCCGCCGAGGGCAAGAACACCGTCGTCACGCCGGTCAGCAAGGCGTTCACGGACCTCCGTGACATCTTGATCAAGCCGGTCGTGTCCGAGAAGAGCTACGCGCTCCTCGACGACAACAAGTACACGTTCGTCGTCGCCCCGGGCAGCAACAAGACCCAGATCAAGCAGGCCGTCGAGACGGTCTTCGAGGTCAAGGTCACCGGAGTCAACACGATCAACCGCCAGGGCAAGCGCAAGCGGACCCGCACGGGCTTCGGCCAGCGCGCGTCCACCAAGCGCGCGATCGTGACCCTCGCTGAGGGCGACCGTATCGACATCTTCGGCGGTCCGACCGCCTGA
- the rplD gene encoding 50S ribosomal protein L4 — MSTVDILSPAGDKAGSVELPAEIFDVEKISVPLLHQVVVAQLAAARQGTHKTKTRGEVRGGGKKPYRQKGTGRARQGSTRAPQFAGGGVVHGPVPRDYSQRTPKKMKAAALRHALTDRARNNRIHVVSGVIEGDNPSTKAAKSLFGKISERKNLLLVVERADEAAWLSARNLPQVHILEPGQLNTYDVLVSDDVVFTQAAFESFVSGPKANDTEGSEV; from the coding sequence ATGAGCACTGTTGACATCCTTTCGCCGGCGGGCGACAAGGCCGGTTCCGTCGAGCTCCCTGCGGAGATCTTCGACGTAGAGAAGATCAGCGTTCCGCTGCTCCACCAGGTCGTCGTCGCACAGCTGGCCGCTGCCCGCCAGGGCACGCACAAGACCAAGACCCGCGGTGAAGTCCGTGGTGGTGGCAAGAAGCCTTACCGCCAGAAGGGCACCGGTCGCGCCCGTCAGGGTTCGACTCGCGCGCCGCAGTTCGCCGGTGGTGGCGTCGTGCACGGTCCCGTGCCGCGTGACTACTCGCAGCGGACCCCGAAGAAGATGAAGGCCGCGGCCCTGCGCCACGCCCTCACCGACCGGGCCCGCAACAACCGCATCCACGTCGTCTCCGGCGTGATCGAGGGCGACAACCCGTCCACGAAGGCCGCGAAGAGCCTGTTCGGCAAGATCTCGGAGCGCAAGAACCTGCTCCTGGTCGTCGAGCGCGCCGACGAGGCCGCGTGGCTGTCCGCCCGCAACCTGCCCCAGGTCCACATCCTGGAGCCGGGCCAGCTGAACACGTACGACGTTCTCGTCTCGGACGACGTGGTCTTCACCCAGGCCGCGTTCGAGTCCTTCGTGTCGGGCCCGAAGGCCAATGACACCGAAGGGAGCGAGGTCTGA
- the rplC gene encoding 50S ribosomal protein L3, translating into MAKQIKGILGEKLGMTQVWDANNRVVPVTVVKAGPNVVTQVRTNDADGYESVQIAFGEIDPRKVNKPLKGHFAKADVTPRRHLVEIRTADASEYTLGQEISAEVFEAGVKVDVTGKSKGKGFAGVMKRHNFKGLGAGHGTQRKHRSPGSIGGCATPGRVFKGLRMAGRMGNERVTTQNLTVHAVDAEKGLLLIKGAVPGPNGGLVLVRTAAKGA; encoded by the coding sequence ATGGCTAAGCAGATCAAGGGCATCCTGGGCGAGAAGCTCGGCATGACGCAGGTGTGGGACGCGAACAACCGTGTTGTTCCGGTCACCGTCGTCAAGGCCGGCCCCAACGTCGTCACCCAGGTCCGTACGAACGACGCCGACGGCTACGAGTCGGTCCAGATCGCCTTCGGCGAGATCGACCCGCGCAAGGTGAACAAGCCCCTCAAGGGTCACTTCGCCAAGGCCGACGTCACTCCCCGCCGCCACCTCGTCGAGATCCGCACCGCGGACGCCTCCGAGTACACGCTGGGTCAGGAGATCTCCGCGGAGGTCTTCGAGGCCGGCGTCAAGGTGGACGTGACCGGCAAGAGCAAGGGCAAGGGCTTCGCCGGTGTCATGAAGCGTCACAACTTCAAGGGCCTCGGCGCCGGACACGGCACCCAGCGCAAGCACCGCTCTCCCGGTTCCATCGGTGGCTGCGCCACCCCGGGCCGTGTGTTCAAGGGCCTCCGCATGGCGGGTCGCATGGGCAACGAGCGGGTCACCACCCAGAACCTGACCGTCCACGCCGTTGACGCGGAGAAGGGTCTGCTGCTCATCAAGGGCGCGGTTCCCGGTCCGAACGGCGGCCTCGTCCTGGTCCGCACTGCGGCCAAGGGGGCCTGA
- the rpsJ gene encoding 30S ribosomal protein S10 encodes MAGQKIRIRLKAYDHEVIDSSAKKIVETVTRTGASVAGPVPLPTEKNVYCVIKSPHKYKDSREHFEMRTHKRLIDILDPTPKTVDSLMRLDLPAGVDIEIKL; translated from the coding sequence ATGGCGGGACAGAAGATCCGCATCCGGCTCAAGGCCTACGACCACGAGGTCATCGACTCCTCGGCGAAGAAGATCGTCGAGACGGTGACGCGCACTGGTGCGTCGGTCGCGGGCCCGGTGCCGCTGCCCACTGAGAAGAACGTGTACTGCGTCATCAAGTCGCCGCACAAGTACAAGGACTCGCGCGAGCACTTCGAGATGCGCACGCACAAGCGCCTGATCGACATCCTCGACCCGACTCCCAAGACCGTTGACTCTTTGATGCGACTCGACCTCCCGGCCGGTGTCGACATCGAGATCAAGCTCTGA